The following are from one region of the Aquipuribacter nitratireducens genome:
- a CDS encoding NAD(P)/FAD-dependent oxidoreductase, with protein sequence MTAEPEHVDVVVVGGGAAGLSAALVLSRARRDVVVVDAGSPRNAPAAHAHGYLGREGVEPLELLRLGREEVRAYGGRVETGVVDAVVHGPGGASWRYEVRCVDGRSWRCRALLVCTGLSDELPGVPGLRQRWGRDVLHCPYCHGREVADRRVGVLATSPGSFHQAELVRQWCADVVLLAHGLAVGEEQRRRLDVLGVDVVEQPVDRLLVTDDALRGVRLSDGSDVGVEALFVGPVFRGTDTFLLGLGASTQRRSEGSWVVVDDRGRTSVPWLYAAGNVVDPAAQVVDAASAGSRAAVTVNGDLVDADVEAALARR encoded by the coding sequence ATGACAGCGGAGCCGGAGCACGTGGACGTCGTCGTCGTCGGCGGTGGGGCCGCCGGGCTCAGCGCCGCGCTGGTCCTCTCCCGCGCCCGGCGGGACGTCGTCGTCGTCGACGCCGGCAGCCCCCGCAACGCCCCGGCCGCGCACGCCCACGGCTACCTCGGGCGGGAGGGCGTCGAGCCGCTCGAGCTGCTGCGGCTCGGGCGCGAGGAGGTCCGCGCCTACGGCGGACGCGTCGAGACCGGCGTCGTCGACGCCGTCGTCCACGGCCCCGGCGGCGCGTCGTGGCGCTACGAGGTGCGCTGCGTCGACGGCCGGTCGTGGCGCTGCCGGGCCCTCCTCGTGTGCACGGGGCTGTCCGACGAGCTGCCCGGTGTGCCGGGGCTGCGGCAGCGCTGGGGCCGCGACGTCCTCCACTGCCCGTACTGCCACGGCCGTGAGGTCGCCGACCGGCGTGTCGGGGTGCTCGCGACGAGCCCGGGCTCCTTCCACCAGGCGGAGCTGGTGCGGCAGTGGTGCGCCGACGTCGTCCTCCTCGCGCACGGGCTCGCCGTCGGCGAGGAGCAGCGCCGGCGCCTCGACGTGCTCGGCGTCGACGTCGTCGAGCAGCCGGTCGACCGCCTCCTCGTCACCGACGACGCGCTGCGTGGGGTGCGCCTGTCCGACGGGTCCGACGTCGGCGTCGAGGCGCTCTTCGTCGGACCGGTCTTCCGCGGCACGGACACCTTCCTGCTGGGGCTCGGCGCCTCGACGCAGCGGCGTTCGGAGGGCTCGTGGGTCGTCGTCGACGACCGCGGCCGGACGAGCGTGCCGTGGCTGTACGCGGCCGGGAACGTCGTCGACCCCGCCGCGCAGGTCGTCGACGCGGCGTCCGCCGGTTCCCGCGCGGCCGTCACGGTGAACGGCGACCTCGTCGACGCCGACGTCGAGGCGGCGCTCGCGCGGCGCTGA
- a CDS encoding alpha,alpha-phosphotrehalase yields MTAPWWTRSVVYQVYPRSFADSDGDGMGDLGGVLERVDHFVDLGVDVVWLSPVYPSPQDDNGYDISDYRDVDPVFGSLALLDDLTDALHDRGIRLVMDLVVNHTSDEHPWFVASRSSTTSPTRDWYWWRPPRDGAAPGAPGAEPTNWRSAFGGSAWQLDEATGEYYLHLFSRKQPDLNWENPEVRRAVHDMMRWWLDRGVDGFRMDVINFVSKHVEPDGTLHDGPPMPGSPWGDGSAQFMSGPRIHEFLGEMHREVFEGRTAFDGGPLLVVGEMPGVTVEDARLFTDPARREVDMVFQFEHVDLDHGPHGRYDPQPLRLVDLKTSFGRWQAGLAEAGWNSLYWDKHDQPRIVSRLGDDSPAHRRDSATCLATLLHLHRGTPYLYQGQEIAMANFPFERLLDFRDIESLGWAHEQQALGRDVAELLPGLRAQSRDNARTPVQWDDTRNAGFTTGEPWIAVNPDHTTWNVAAQRDDPRSVLAHYRRLIALRKELDVVATGDFAMLLPEHEQVYAFRRRLPGADPAELLVVCNVGGEPVDLDVLLPEAVGRELVLGNLPAPDDDAVLRGWEARVLSGS; encoded by the coding sequence ATGACCGCCCCGTGGTGGACCCGCAGCGTCGTGTACCAGGTCTACCCGCGCTCCTTCGCGGACTCCGACGGCGACGGGATGGGCGACCTCGGTGGCGTGCTCGAGCGGGTCGACCACTTCGTCGACCTCGGTGTCGACGTCGTGTGGCTCTCCCCGGTCTACCCCTCGCCGCAGGACGACAACGGATACGACATCAGCGACTACCGCGACGTCGACCCGGTGTTCGGCTCGCTCGCCCTCCTCGACGATCTCACCGACGCCCTCCACGACCGCGGCATCCGCCTCGTCATGGACCTCGTCGTCAACCACACCTCCGACGAGCACCCGTGGTTCGTCGCCTCACGGTCGTCGACGACGAGCCCGACGCGGGACTGGTACTGGTGGCGACCGCCACGCGATGGCGCGGCGCCCGGCGCACCCGGCGCCGAGCCGACGAACTGGCGCAGCGCCTTCGGCGGCTCCGCCTGGCAGCTCGACGAGGCGACGGGGGAGTACTACCTCCACCTCTTCAGCCGCAAGCAGCCCGATCTCAACTGGGAGAACCCCGAGGTCCGCCGGGCCGTCCACGACATGATGCGGTGGTGGCTCGACCGGGGCGTCGACGGCTTCCGGATGGACGTCATCAACTTCGTCTCCAAGCACGTCGAGCCCGACGGCACGCTGCACGACGGGCCGCCCATGCCGGGCTCGCCCTGGGGTGACGGGTCCGCCCAGTTCATGTCCGGGCCACGCATCCACGAGTTCCTCGGGGAGATGCACCGGGAGGTGTTCGAGGGCCGCACCGCCTTCGACGGCGGGCCGCTCCTCGTCGTGGGGGAGATGCCGGGCGTCACGGTCGAGGACGCCAGGCTCTTCACCGACCCCGCCCGGCGCGAGGTCGACATGGTGTTCCAGTTCGAGCACGTCGACCTCGACCACGGTCCCCACGGCAGGTACGACCCCCAGCCGCTGCGGCTCGTCGACCTCAAGACGTCGTTCGGACGGTGGCAGGCGGGCCTGGCGGAGGCGGGCTGGAACAGCCTCTACTGGGACAAGCACGACCAGCCGCGCATCGTGTCCCGCCTGGGCGACGACTCCCCGGCGCACCGGCGGGACTCCGCGACGTGCCTCGCGACCCTGCTCCACCTCCACCGCGGGACGCCGTACCTGTACCAGGGGCAGGAGATCGCGATGGCGAACTTCCCCTTCGAGCGGCTGCTCGACTTCCGCGACATCGAGTCCCTCGGCTGGGCGCACGAGCAGCAGGCCCTCGGGCGCGACGTCGCCGAGCTGCTGCCCGGCCTGCGGGCGCAGAGCCGGGACAACGCGCGCACGCCGGTGCAGTGGGACGACACCCGGAACGCCGGCTTCACGACCGGCGAGCCGTGGATCGCCGTCAACCCCGACCACACGACGTGGAACGTCGCCGCCCAGCGGGACGACCCGCGGTCCGTCCTCGCCCACTACCGACGGCTCATCGCGCTCCGCAAGGAGCTCGACGTCGTCGCGACCGGTGACTTCGCGATGCTCCTGCCGGAGCACGAGCAGGTGTACGCATTCCGCCGGCGGCTGCCCGGGGCGGACCCGGCCGAGCTGCTCGTCGTGTGCAACGTCGGCGGCGAGCCGGTCGACCTCGACGTGCTGCTGCCCGAGGCGGTGGGCCGGGAGCTGGTGCTCGGGAACCTCCCGGCGCCCGACGACGACGCCGTGCTGCGCGGCTGGGAGGCGCGGGTCCTCAGCGGTAGTTGA
- a CDS encoding YajQ family cyclic di-GMP-binding protein: MASESSFDVVSKLDRQEVDNALNQAAKEVAQRYDFKGTDASIAWRGDDAIRIEANSEERAQAVLDVLQSKLVKRGVSLKALDSGEPKASGKLYVLDSALKEGISQEDAKKIGKLIRDEGPKGVKTQITGDELRVSGKSRDDLQSVIQLLKGADLDVALQFVNYR; encoded by the coding sequence GTGGCCTCCGAGTCCTCCTTCGACGTCGTCAGCAAGCTCGACCGCCAGGAGGTCGACAACGCGCTCAACCAGGCCGCGAAGGAGGTGGCGCAGCGGTACGACTTCAAGGGCACGGACGCCTCGATCGCGTGGCGCGGTGACGACGCCATCCGCATCGAGGCCAACAGCGAGGAGCGGGCGCAGGCCGTCCTCGACGTCCTCCAGTCGAAGCTCGTGAAGCGCGGCGTCTCCCTCAAGGCCCTCGACTCGGGCGAGCCGAAGGCGTCGGGCAAGCTCTACGTCCTCGACTCCGCCCTCAAGGAGGGCATCAGCCAGGAGGACGCGAAGAAGATCGGCAAGCTGATCCGCGACGAGGGCCCCAAGGGCGTCAAGACGCAGATCACGGGCGACGAGCTGCGGGTGTCCGGCAAGAGCCGCGACGACCTCCAGTCCGTCATCCAGCTGCTCAAGGGCGCCGACCTCGACGTCGCCCTCCAGTTCGTCAACTACCGCTGA
- the rpmG gene encoding 50S ribosomal protein L33: MAAKSADVRPKITMACTECKERNYITKKNRRNDPDRLDLAKFCPRCGKHTTHRETR, encoded by the coding sequence ATGGCCGCCAAGAGCGCTGACGTCCGCCCCAAGATCACCATGGCGTGCACCGAGTGCAAGGAGCGGAACTACATCACGAAGAAGAACCGGCGGAACGACCCCGACCGGCTCGACCTCGCGAAGTTCTGCCCGCGCTGCGGCAAGCACACCACGCACCGCGAGACCCGCTGA
- a CDS encoding FAS1-like dehydratase domain-containing protein encodes MSLDPGLVGREYRSDEPFVVGREAVREFARAVRAVHPWHHDTAAARDAGHPDVVAPPTFAVVVAQGATQRLVDDPEVGIEYSRVVHGEQGFVAHSPIVAGDELVTTTTLAGLRQAAGVDMLTLRTEVTTSAGEPRSTVTAMLVHRGADS; translated from the coding sequence GTGAGCCTCGACCCAGGGCTCGTCGGCCGGGAGTACCGGTCCGACGAGCCCTTCGTCGTCGGGCGCGAGGCCGTCCGCGAGTTCGCGCGTGCCGTCCGGGCGGTGCACCCGTGGCACCACGACACCGCTGCCGCCCGGGACGCCGGCCACCCCGACGTCGTCGCGCCGCCGACCTTCGCGGTCGTCGTCGCGCAGGGCGCGACGCAGCGCCTCGTCGACGACCCCGAGGTCGGGATCGAGTACTCCCGGGTCGTCCACGGCGAGCAGGGCTTCGTCGCGCACTCGCCGATCGTCGCGGGCGACGAGCTCGTCACGACGACGACCCTCGCCGGCCTGCGCCAGGCGGCGGGCGTCGACATGCTGACGCTGCGCACCGAGGTCACGACGAGCGCAGGCGAGCCCCGCAGCACCGTCACCGCGATGCTCGTGCACCGGGGCGCCGACTCGTGA
- a CDS encoding MaoC/PaaZ C-terminal domain-containing protein: MSLRGFDTVAVGDTLPVLTVELDRAALVAYAAASGDHNAIHWSDRVAQEVGLPGVIAHGMLTMGVASRTLTEWAGEPTAVVAYSTRFTRPVVVPDPGVVVLEVSGSVRSTDADAREVVVDLTVGVGGETVLTKTRATLRLA, translated from the coding sequence GTGAGCCTGCGAGGGTTCGACACGGTCGCGGTCGGAGACACGCTGCCCGTGCTCACCGTGGAGCTCGACCGGGCCGCGCTCGTCGCGTACGCCGCCGCCTCCGGCGACCACAACGCGATCCACTGGAGCGACCGTGTCGCCCAGGAGGTCGGCCTGCCCGGCGTCATCGCCCACGGCATGCTGACGATGGGCGTGGCGTCCCGGACGCTCACCGAGTGGGCGGGGGAGCCGACCGCGGTCGTCGCGTACTCCACGCGCTTCACCCGCCCCGTCGTGGTCCCGGACCCGGGTGTGGTGGTCCTCGAGGTCTCCGGGTCCGTCCGGAGCACCGACGCCGACGCGCGCGAGGTCGTCGTCGACCTGACGGTGGGCGTCGGCGGCGAGACCGTCCTCACGAAGACGCGGGCGACGCTCCGCCTCGCCTGA
- a CDS encoding substrate-binding domain-containing protein, protein MDRIDSIVRQTGADANPSRRAAARPSGRKEPTIDRPSRPARPRRPTLQDVAAAAGVSASTASLAFSGAGPVAEATRRRVLDAAQSLGYAGPDPTAASLRRGRSGVVGVVVGERIRDAFRDPYVATLLDGLVDALAGEGLAILLLPMVHDVGGQPAEQYRTAPMDAVVYATGGLPDDPSLPVVLGRGVPVVAIEGPEAPGASLVRIDDRDGSRHAARLLAGLGHARVGVVTMPWRLDGSSGALTASRRALAGFADSTARLAGVEDVLAPVAVVECPTNTVEAGRDAAVRLLGDDVGERPTAVVAQSDVLAAGVVQGCRDLGLDVPGDVSVVGFDGVEIPWLPLQLTTLVQPVTEKARATADAVLARLAGGPASDVTLPVRLRVGATTGPPPG, encoded by the coding sequence ATGGATCGAATCGATTCGATCGTACGGCAGACTGGGGCGGACGCCAACCCGTCGAGACGAGCCGCCGCACGACCGAGCGGCCGGAAGGAGCCGACCATCGACCGCCCGTCGCGGCCCGCCCGGCCCCGCCGCCCGACGCTGCAGGACGTCGCCGCCGCGGCCGGGGTGTCGGCCTCGACGGCGTCCCTCGCCTTCAGCGGCGCCGGACCGGTCGCGGAGGCGACGCGGCGGCGGGTGCTCGACGCGGCGCAGTCCCTCGGCTACGCGGGCCCCGACCCCACGGCGGCGTCGCTGCGTCGCGGCCGCTCCGGCGTCGTCGGGGTCGTCGTCGGCGAGCGCATCCGTGACGCCTTCCGCGACCCCTACGTCGCGACGCTGCTCGACGGCCTCGTCGACGCGCTCGCGGGCGAGGGCCTCGCGATCCTCCTGCTCCCGATGGTCCACGACGTCGGCGGCCAGCCGGCGGAGCAGTACCGCACGGCGCCGATGGACGCCGTCGTCTACGCGACGGGCGGGCTGCCGGACGACCCGAGCCTGCCCGTGGTCCTCGGCCGCGGGGTGCCGGTCGTCGCGATCGAGGGTCCTGAGGCCCCGGGAGCCAGCCTCGTCCGGATCGACGACCGGGACGGCTCCCGGCACGCGGCCCGGCTGCTCGCCGGGCTCGGCCACGCACGCGTGGGTGTCGTGACGATGCCGTGGCGCCTCGACGGCAGCAGCGGGGCGCTCACCGCGTCGCGGCGCGCCCTCGCGGGTTTCGCCGACTCCACCGCGCGGCTGGCCGGCGTCGAGGACGTGCTCGCGCCGGTGGCCGTCGTGGAGTGCCCGACGAACACGGTCGAGGCCGGCCGCGACGCGGCCGTGCGGCTGCTCGGGGACGACGTCGGGGAACGGCCGACGGCCGTGGTCGCGCAGAGCGACGTGCTGGCGGCGGGCGTCGTGCAGGGGTGCCGCGACCTCGGCCTCGACGTCCCGGGGGACGTGAGCGTCGTCGGGTTCGACGGGGTCGAGATCCCGTGGCTGCCGCTGCAGCTGACGACCCTCGTGCAGCCTGTCACCGAGAAGGCCCGCGCGACCGCCGACGCGGTCCTCGCCCGGCTGGCGGGAGGCCCGGCGAGCGACGTCACCCTGCCGGTGCGGCTGCGGGTCGGTGCGACGACCGGGCCGCCGCCGGGCTGA
- a CDS encoding MFS transporter: MSLPAPADGRPVPPADARPSLAPDEVARAVRAATWSVYAVFAANGVLISTLLARLPAVRDDLGLSPQQLGLLLLAGSVGSLLALPTAGALVQKLGVRPVVLAGAVLATTGVAFVGVAPDRTFLAAGLFVWGFANGAWDVAMNVEAADVERRLGVTIMPRFHGLWSVGTVVGAGIAAGVAFLTIGRGPHLVVMAGVVLVLAVLSVRSFLPAALGSRGAAAEHAETEAARVAAGGERARTYSLLDAWREPRTLLVGLTMLGFALAEGIAGDWLAIAVVDSRDAAEYVGVAMYWVFLVSVMVGRFVGPVVLDRYGRYRPLLVMAGMVVAGVLTVVLVPGVVGAAIGALLWGIGASLGFPVGMTAAADDPVRAAVRVSVVASIAYTAFLAGPPLVGLLGERFGTDLALLTAVGAALLAAACAVGMRPVPPSLGGASDGAGAPGDPGLDVAAGEPAVRG; this comes from the coding sequence TTGTCCCTGCCCGCCCCCGCGGACGGCCGTCCCGTGCCGCCCGCCGACGCCCGTCCGTCCCTCGCCCCCGACGAGGTCGCCCGCGCCGTGCGCGCGGCGACGTGGTCGGTCTACGCGGTCTTCGCCGCCAACGGCGTCCTCATCTCCACGCTGCTCGCACGGCTGCCCGCGGTCCGCGACGACCTCGGGCTCTCCCCGCAGCAGCTCGGGCTCCTCCTGCTCGCCGGGTCGGTCGGGTCCCTGCTGGCGCTGCCGACCGCGGGCGCCCTCGTCCAGAAGCTCGGTGTCCGTCCCGTCGTCCTCGCGGGCGCCGTGCTCGCGACCACGGGCGTCGCGTTCGTCGGGGTGGCGCCGGACCGGACGTTCCTGGCGGCGGGCCTGTTCGTCTGGGGCTTCGCCAACGGGGCGTGGGACGTCGCGATGAACGTCGAGGCGGCGGACGTGGAGCGGCGCCTCGGCGTCACGATCATGCCGCGCTTCCACGGCCTGTGGTCCGTCGGGACCGTCGTGGGCGCCGGCATCGCCGCGGGGGTCGCCTTCCTGACGATCGGCCGCGGGCCCCACCTCGTCGTCATGGCGGGCGTCGTGCTCGTCCTCGCGGTGCTTTCGGTCCGCTCGTTCCTGCCGGCCGCGCTCGGCTCCCGCGGAGCTGCGGCGGAGCACGCGGAGACCGAGGCCGCGCGGGTCGCCGCGGGCGGGGAGCGGGCGCGCACCTACTCCCTCCTCGACGCGTGGCGCGAGCCCCGCACCCTTCTCGTCGGGCTCACGATGCTCGGCTTCGCCCTCGCCGAGGGCATCGCCGGTGACTGGCTCGCCATCGCCGTGGTCGACTCGCGCGACGCCGCCGAGTACGTGGGCGTCGCGATGTACTGGGTGTTCCTCGTCAGCGTCATGGTGGGGCGTTTCGTCGGCCCGGTCGTCCTCGACCGCTACGGGCGCTACCGGCCCCTGCTCGTCATGGCGGGCATGGTCGTGGCCGGCGTGCTCACCGTCGTCCTGGTCCCGGGGGTCGTCGGTGCCGCGATCGGTGCCCTGCTGTGGGGGATCGGCGCGAGCCTCGGGTTCCCCGTCGGGATGACGGCCGCCGCGGACGACCCGGTGCGGGCGGCCGTGCGGGTGTCCGTCGTCGCCTCGATCGCCTACACGGCGTTCCTCGCCGGCCCGCCGCTCGTCGGGCTCCTCGGGGAGCGGTTCGGCACCGACCTCGCGCTGCTCACCGCGGTGGGCGCGGCGCTGCTCGCCGCTGCGTGCGCCGTCGGGATGCGGCCCGTGCCGCCGTCGCTCGGTGGCGCCTCGGACGGTGCCGGGGCGCCGGGGGACCCCGGGCTCGACGTCGCGGCGGGGGAGCCGGCCGTCCGCGGCTAG
- a CDS encoding UDP-N-acetylmuramate dehydrogenase: MPTTLADLTTLRVGGPAGRLVTAGSPDELLAAVQDVDARGDRLLLVAGGSNLVVSDEGFPGTVVHVRPPAADAASGDLPGRADRAHPLAGVTVPDVGYCGGADVLVEAGVVWDDLVALAVAKGWSGLEALSGIPGSVGATPVQNVGAYGAEVADTVASVQVWDRVEQRTRTLFNRDCAFSYRDSLLKRAAREGPDGGDRYVVLRVRFQLPVADLSAPVRYAELARRLGVGVGERAPLGAVREAVLALRAGKGMVLDRPEAPDPDTWSVGSFFTNPVVPAAALPGSLDGAPRWPAGTGEDGAELVKLPAAWLIEHAGIAKGHGLPGPAAVSTKHTLALTNRGGARAADVVDLAREVRDAVRQAFGVVLVPEPRLVGVSL, translated from the coding sequence GTGCCGACCACGCTCGCCGACCTCACGACGCTGCGGGTCGGCGGCCCGGCCGGCCGGCTCGTGACCGCCGGCTCGCCCGACGAGCTCCTCGCCGCCGTCCAGGACGTCGACGCCCGTGGCGACCGCCTCCTCCTCGTCGCGGGCGGGTCGAACCTCGTCGTCTCCGACGAGGGGTTCCCCGGCACGGTCGTCCACGTCCGCCCGCCCGCAGCCGACGCCGCGTCCGGCGACCTGCCCGGACGGGCGGACCGGGCCCACCCGCTCGCGGGCGTCACGGTCCCCGACGTCGGCTACTGCGGCGGCGCCGACGTCCTCGTCGAGGCCGGCGTCGTGTGGGACGACCTCGTCGCGCTCGCGGTGGCGAAGGGGTGGTCCGGTCTCGAGGCGCTGTCCGGGATCCCCGGCAGCGTCGGCGCCACCCCGGTGCAGAACGTCGGCGCCTACGGGGCGGAGGTCGCCGACACCGTCGCCTCCGTCCAGGTGTGGGACCGGGTGGAGCAGCGCACGCGCACGCTGTTCAACCGCGACTGCGCGTTCTCCTACCGCGACTCCCTCCTCAAGCGCGCGGCCCGGGAGGGCCCGGACGGTGGCGACCGCTACGTCGTCCTGCGCGTCCGTTTCCAGCTGCCCGTGGCTGACCTCTCGGCCCCCGTGCGCTACGCCGAGCTCGCCCGCCGCCTCGGCGTCGGGGTGGGGGAGCGGGCGCCGCTCGGCGCCGTCCGGGAGGCCGTCCTCGCGCTGCGGGCCGGCAAGGGCATGGTGCTCGACCGGCCCGAGGCGCCCGACCCCGACACGTGGAGCGTCGGCTCGTTCTTCACCAACCCGGTGGTCCCGGCCGCGGCCCTGCCGGGCTCCCTCGACGGGGCCCCACGCTGGCCGGCCGGGACGGGTGAGGACGGCGCGGAGCTCGTCAAGCTCCCGGCGGCGTGGCTCATCGAGCACGCCGGCATCGCGAAGGGGCACGGCCTGCCGGGCCCGGCCGCCGTGTCGACGAAGCACACCCTCGCCCTCACCAACCGGGGCGGTGCCCGCGCCGCCGACGTCGTCGACCTCGCGCGCGAGGTGCGCGACGCCGTGCGCCAGGCGTTCGGGGTCGTCCTCGTGCCCGAGCCGCGCCTGGTCGGCGTCAGCCTCTGA
- a CDS encoding adenosine deaminase encodes MPPPPGRRDLATLPKAHLHLHFTGSMRPGTLSDLAERHDLRLPAVLREHHLLRLPPDERGWFRFQRLYEAARACVRTADDMRRLVLEAAADDAAEGSRHLELQIDPTSYAPLVGGLTSALEVVLDAARDASRTTGCHVAVVVAASRLRHPLDARALARLAARYAGTGPGEVVGFGLSNDERRGDTAEFARAFDIARRAGLAAVPHGGELLGADHVAEVVDVLRPDRLGHGVRSSEDPGLLRRLVDAGVGFEVCPASNVGLGVYADAGAVPGPALLRAGASVALGADDPLLFGSRLVAQYATARDVWGLDDAALADLARASLRLARVEEPDRRRWLGEVDAWLATPAPAEPAVVRG; translated from the coding sequence ATGCCTCCGCCGCCCGGCCGCCGCGACCTCGCGACACTGCCGAAGGCGCACCTCCACCTCCACTTCACCGGGTCGATGCGGCCGGGCACGCTCAGCGACCTCGCGGAGCGGCACGACCTGCGTCTGCCGGCGGTGCTGCGCGAGCACCACCTCCTGCGGCTGCCCCCGGACGAGCGGGGCTGGTTCCGCTTCCAGCGCCTGTACGAGGCGGCGCGGGCCTGCGTCCGTACCGCCGACGACATGCGCCGGCTCGTCCTCGAGGCCGCGGCCGACGACGCCGCCGAGGGCTCCCGGCACCTGGAGCTCCAGATCGACCCGACGTCGTACGCGCCTCTCGTCGGGGGCCTCACCTCCGCCCTCGAGGTCGTGCTCGACGCCGCCCGCGACGCGAGCCGCACCACGGGCTGCCACGTCGCCGTCGTCGTGGCCGCGAGCCGCCTGCGCCACCCGCTCGACGCGCGGGCGCTCGCCCGTCTCGCCGCCCGCTACGCCGGCACGGGGCCCGGCGAGGTGGTCGGCTTCGGGCTGAGCAACGACGAGCGGCGCGGCGACACGGCCGAGTTCGCCCGCGCGTTCGACATCGCGCGGCGGGCCGGCCTCGCGGCGGTCCCGCACGGCGGGGAGCTGCTGGGGGCCGACCACGTCGCGGAGGTCGTCGACGTCCTGCGGCCGGACCGCCTCGGTCACGGCGTCCGCAGCAGCGAGGACCCCGGGCTGCTGCGCCGGCTCGTCGACGCCGGCGTCGGCTTCGAGGTGTGCCCGGCGAGCAACGTCGGGCTCGGCGTGTACGCCGACGCGGGCGCGGTCCCCGGTCCGGCGCTGCTGCGGGCCGGCGCCTCCGTCGCGCTCGGGGCGGACGACCCGCTCCTCTTCGGTTCCCGGCTCGTCGCGCAGTACGCGACCGCCCGCGACGTGTGGGGGCTGGACGACGCGGCCCTCGCGGACCTCGCGCGCGCGAGCCTGCGCCTCGCGCGCGTCGAGGAGCCCGACAGGCGCCGCTGGCTCGGCGAGGTCGACGCGTGGCTCGCCACCCCGGCCCCCGCGGAGCCCGCAGTCGTCAGAGGCTGA
- a CDS encoding response regulator gives MTGGGPVRVLVADDHPVVRAGIVGLLAGEADVEVVGEAGDGEEAVALHERLRPDVLLTDLRMPRLDGAGATERVLALDPAAAVLVLTTYDTDADILRAVEAGARGYLLKDSPADVLVEGVRAAARGETVLAPSVAARLVQRVRAPGPALTAREADVLRGVAQGWSNAEIGRHLHIGEATVKTHLLRVFTKLDVDDRTRAVLVAQERGLLGGRSGDPLS, from the coding sequence GTGACCGGCGGCGGTCCGGTGCGGGTGCTCGTCGCCGACGACCACCCCGTCGTGCGCGCCGGCATCGTCGGGCTGCTCGCCGGCGAGGCCGACGTCGAGGTCGTCGGGGAGGCGGGCGACGGGGAGGAGGCCGTCGCCCTGCACGAGCGGCTGCGGCCCGACGTGCTGCTCACCGACCTGCGGATGCCGCGCCTCGACGGCGCCGGTGCGACGGAGCGCGTGCTCGCGCTCGACCCGGCGGCGGCGGTCCTCGTCCTCACGACGTACGACACGGACGCCGACATCCTCCGCGCGGTCGAGGCCGGTGCGCGCGGCTACCTCCTCAAGGACTCCCCCGCCGACGTGCTCGTCGAGGGTGTGCGCGCCGCCGCTCGCGGCGAGACGGTCCTCGCCCCGTCGGTCGCCGCGCGCCTCGTCCAGCGTGTCCGCGCCCCCGGCCCGGCCCTCACCGCCCGGGAGGCCGACGTCCTGCGCGGGGTCGCCCAGGGGTGGAGCAACGCGGAGATCGGACGGCACCTCCACATCGGCGAGGCGACGGTGAAGACGCACCTGCTGCGGGTCTTCACCAAGCTCGACGTCGACGACCGCACCCGGGCCGTGCTCGTCGCGCAGGAGCGCGGACTGCTCGGCGGGAGGTCCGGCGACCCCCTGTCCTAG